One Alkalicoccus halolimnae DNA segment encodes these proteins:
- a CDS encoding LacI family DNA-binding transcriptional regulator produces the protein MKALKYRPNSVARSLVSNQTKTIALISGPLHNPFFVETTTSIVNYAEVKGYRTMVFFEHTDENRPVYDAVLAERVDGILLSSIFRDDSIFDELHALNIPIVMYNRRHNRGGNYVEIDNELSGSIAASHLLELGHRNLGLIGGPDYTSTFHGRKTGFVREYERWLGQAFPEEMIVETNTTEAAVHQAVLDLTSRKKMPTAIFAATDAIAFFAMDKLQEIGYSIPEDISICGMDNVNFASHQSFQLTSIGQKGPKNLGLIGAEHLIDLIEEEPLEEVQITLEPTLYDRKTTKPI, from the coding sequence ATGAAGGCACTTAAATACCGGCCTAATTCGGTGGCAAGGTCGCTCGTCAGTAATCAGACTAAAACAATCGCTCTCATTTCAGGACCGCTTCACAATCCTTTTTTCGTGGAGACTACTACATCGATCGTTAACTACGCAGAAGTCAAAGGCTACCGGACGATGGTGTTTTTTGAACATACAGATGAAAACCGGCCGGTATACGATGCAGTACTCGCTGAACGGGTAGACGGAATTTTACTCTCTTCCATTTTTCGGGACGATAGTATATTTGATGAATTACACGCATTAAATATACCTATTGTGATGTACAACCGAAGACATAACCGCGGAGGCAATTACGTCGAAATTGATAATGAACTTTCAGGATCAATCGCAGCCTCTCATCTGCTGGAACTGGGGCACAGAAACCTTGGTTTAATCGGGGGGCCGGATTATACTTCGACGTTTCATGGACGTAAGACAGGGTTTGTTCGGGAGTATGAAAGATGGTTAGGACAAGCATTCCCTGAGGAGATGATAGTTGAAACAAATACGACAGAAGCTGCTGTGCACCAGGCAGTACTTGATTTAACTAGCCGCAAGAAAATGCCTACTGCAATTTTTGCAGCAACGGACGCTATTGCTTTTTTTGCCATGGATAAACTGCAGGAGATAGGATACAGCATTCCTGAGGATATAAGTATCTGCGGGATGGATAATGTTAATTTCGCAAGCCACCAGTCTTTTCAGCTTACTTCCATCGGTCAAAAAGGACCTAAAAATCTTGGACTTATAGGGGCGGAACATTTGATTGATTTAATAGAGGAAGAGCCTCTTGAGGAAGTTCAGATTACGCTTGAACCGACATTGTACGACCGCAAAACAACCAAACCAATTTGA
- a CDS encoding aldehyde dehydrogenase family protein has product MNTAVQTRGWFIGGKERHADATYPVNNPYTNQPLAYVAEGSKEMMREAIEEAHKAFQIVKKMTKRQRAQILFEAAALIELEKEEAAQIICLEACKPIKAARGEVERTIQTLQFSGEEAKRLDGEYLSLDAAAGGEGRDAYTIFEPIGVVAAITPFNFPLNLTIHKVGPAIAAGNTIVIKPAEQTPLSSLYLADVLTRAGLPEGAIAVVPGEGPPLGEVMLEDERVKKISFTGSPRVGKLLKNQAGLKKMTLELGSNSAMYVDKSVTDMEGVADKAVQGAFSYNGQVCLSTQRIYVHNEAAPAFKKAFVEGTKKLQFGAPDSESTDVSSLINKNSIDRILSWIEEASSAGAEVLTGGQAEANGVLPTVLGNVPPETKVSCQEVFGPVVLINEVKDENEALEAMNDSVFGLNAGVFTNDLKQALHMAHELEVGQVLVNDVPTLRFDHMPYGGVKQSGYGREGVKYAIREMSELKMISLNFS; this is encoded by the coding sequence ATGAATACAGCAGTACAGACACGCGGTTGGTTTATAGGAGGAAAAGAAAGACATGCAGATGCCACCTATCCAGTTAATAACCCGTATACCAATCAGCCGCTGGCTTATGTCGCAGAGGGCTCCAAGGAAATGATGAGAGAAGCAATTGAGGAAGCGCACAAAGCTTTTCAAATCGTAAAGAAAATGACAAAGAGGCAGAGAGCCCAGATTTTATTTGAGGCGGCAGCCCTGATTGAGCTTGAAAAAGAAGAAGCGGCACAGATTATCTGCCTCGAGGCGTGTAAGCCGATAAAAGCAGCCCGGGGCGAAGTAGAACGAACGATTCAGACACTGCAGTTTTCTGGAGAAGAAGCGAAGCGTCTGGACGGGGAGTATCTTTCCCTGGATGCAGCAGCGGGCGGAGAAGGACGGGACGCCTATACAATATTTGAACCAATCGGTGTCGTAGCCGCCATTACCCCTTTTAATTTCCCATTAAATTTAACCATTCATAAAGTCGGTCCGGCTATAGCAGCCGGTAACACAATCGTTATTAAACCGGCGGAGCAGACACCGCTTTCGAGTTTATATCTGGCAGATGTATTAACGAGAGCCGGCCTGCCTGAGGGAGCAATTGCAGTCGTCCCTGGAGAAGGGCCTCCATTAGGTGAAGTTATGCTTGAAGATGAAAGAGTAAAGAAGATTTCTTTTACGGGCAGCCCAAGGGTGGGGAAGCTGCTTAAAAATCAAGCGGGGTTAAAGAAGATGACGCTTGAACTCGGCAGTAATTCTGCGATGTATGTAGATAAATCAGTTACAGATATGGAAGGGGTGGCAGATAAAGCAGTGCAGGGTGCTTTTTCCTATAATGGGCAGGTCTGTTTGAGTACTCAAAGGATTTATGTCCACAACGAAGCAGCACCTGCTTTTAAAAAAGCTTTTGTAGAAGGGACAAAAAAACTTCAGTTCGGGGCGCCGGATTCAGAAAGTACGGATGTTTCCAGTCTAATAAACAAGAATTCAATAGATAGAATCCTTTCGTGGATTGAAGAAGCATCCTCCGCAGGAGCAGAAGTTTTAACCGGCGGACAAGCAGAGGCTAATGGCGTTCTGCCTACGGTTTTAGGGAATGTCCCGCCGGAGACGAAAGTTTCCTGTCAGGAAGTGTTCGGCCCTGTTGTACTTATTAATGAGGTGAAAGATGAAAATGAAGCGCTGGAAGCAATGAATGACAGTGTTTTTGGATTGAACGCCGGTGTCTTTACTAACGATCTTAAACAGGCGCTGCATATGGCTCACGAATTGGAAGTCGGACAAGTTCTGGTGAATGATGTACCTACGCTTCGATTTGATCACATGCCGTATGGAGGAGTGAAACAATCTGGATATGGCCGGGAAGGAGTGAAATACGCCATCAGGGAAATGTCGGAATTAAAAATGATAAGTCTGAATTTTTCTTAG
- a CDS encoding sodium:solute symporter family protein — translation MDSNIVVYSWIFMSLFIFLMLAMGWVGMRRTKTPDDFATARSSYGPFVIALVIAAGISSGSTFMGMPGLAYSLGTPSLWYPLLYPIATVIGMLFVAKVIKRYGDQFGTRTIPEFIGERFNSNFLRLCLTIISILLIFYVVSQFVAAATMFQTMMGINYQTGLIITAVVLAIYVFMGGSHSDIITDAIQGFLMVIIAVVVFISFMTSFGAVGGFGDMLNTIAEERPEGGFNQLFLAGDNTYGSLWLVGLLFVAHLPFAVLPHLGNKFMAVKSGKDMKKLIMYCTIIATILPLMALGGMLGIAVIGSDAGISPDQIIPVLFSELFPPVIAAFFAVAVLSAIMSTSDGLIVSLTQLLANDLYRKSIVPKLKISKERAEINELLISRYSTFVVIIAAVILAWSPPQFLSIFMWIGIGGIMAATAGPLVVGALWQRATKTAAISSLVAGTVSYWIIYLPFGFNFSNPFGASGIGVIIGMLTMYFVTIATSEKSSKGVPLSKEKQVKTS, via the coding sequence ATGGATTCTAATATTGTTGTCTATTCATGGATTTTCATGTCTCTGTTCATATTCCTGATGCTTGCTATGGGCTGGGTGGGAATGCGGCGCACGAAAACGCCGGATGATTTCGCTACTGCCCGTTCGAGTTACGGACCGTTTGTTATTGCTCTCGTTATAGCAGCCGGCATATCAAGTGGTTCCACATTCATGGGCATGCCCGGCCTGGCCTATTCGCTTGGAACACCATCCCTTTGGTATCCACTTTTATATCCGATCGCAACAGTGATTGGTATGCTTTTCGTAGCGAAGGTCATTAAGCGGTACGGCGATCAGTTCGGAACGAGAACAATTCCGGAGTTTATAGGAGAACGGTTCAACAGTAACTTTCTCAGACTTTGTTTAACTATCATATCGATTCTGCTTATTTTCTACGTCGTTTCTCAATTTGTAGCAGCGGCCACGATGTTCCAGACAATGATGGGAATAAATTATCAAACAGGTCTCATCATTACAGCAGTGGTGCTCGCCATTTATGTATTTATGGGAGGTTCCCACTCTGATATTATCACAGATGCCATTCAGGGCTTCTTAATGGTTATCATTGCTGTAGTAGTATTTATTTCGTTTATGACAAGCTTCGGAGCTGTCGGAGGGTTCGGCGACATGCTCAATACAATAGCAGAAGAACGCCCTGAAGGCGGATTTAATCAGCTTTTCCTTGCTGGGGACAACACATACGGCTCCTTATGGCTCGTTGGTCTCTTATTTGTAGCACACCTTCCATTTGCTGTACTGCCCCACCTGGGCAATAAATTTATGGCTGTGAAATCTGGAAAAGATATGAAAAAACTTATTATGTATTGTACGATTATTGCGACGATTCTTCCCCTTATGGCTTTAGGCGGAATGCTGGGAATAGCAGTTATAGGTTCTGATGCCGGAATTTCTCCGGATCAAATTATACCGGTTCTATTCAGCGAGCTGTTTCCACCTGTAATCGCCGCATTTTTCGCAGTTGCTGTGCTATCAGCTATTATGTCCACTTCGGATGGTCTGATTGTCTCTTTAACTCAACTGCTTGCAAATGATCTGTATCGTAAATCAATTGTACCGAAACTGAAAATATCAAAAGAACGAGCAGAAATTAATGAACTTCTTATCAGTCGTTACAGCACTTTCGTTGTTATTATTGCTGCGGTCATTCTTGCCTGGTCTCCTCCACAGTTCCTTTCCATTTTCATGTGGATCGGTATCGGTGGTATTATGGCAGCTACAGCAGGACCTCTTGTCGTAGGAGCTCTGTGGCAGCGGGCTACGAAGACAGCTGCAATCAGTTCGCTCGTAGCAGGGACAGTGTCTTATTGGATCATTTATCTTCCTTTCGGATTTAATTTCTCCAATCCTTTTGGAGCTTCCG